One Malania oleifera isolate guangnan ecotype guangnan chromosome 10, ASM2987363v1, whole genome shotgun sequence genomic region harbors:
- the LOC131165700 gene encoding FCS-Like Zinc finger 3 yields the protein MVHGPDPCFKSSGVTWPTSLYKTSAHLSPHSLHLPSLPTPPAQSAHPVHSSNLQPDEQGAHFTMRKGYGSSPRSNRLSYVGWEEHPQPHFLEACFLCQKPLGNNSDIFMYRGNTPFCSKECRQEQIEKDEEREKSWSLSSSKRPHRTADSKKSSPSKTVQTGTVAVA from the exons ATGGTCCATGGGCCTGACCCATGCTTCAAGTCCTCTGGTGTGACATGGCCAACCTCTCTTTATAAAACCTCTGCCCATCTCTCTCCCCATTCACTCCACCTCCCCTCATTACCTACACCTCCTGCTCAATCTGCACACCCGGTGCATTCTAGCAATCTCCAGCCGGACGAGCAAGGCGCTCATTTCACCATGAGGAAGGGCTATGGTTCTTCACCCAGATCGAACAGGCTATCCTACGTCGGGTGGGAAGAGCACCCCCAACCCCATTTTCTTGAAGCATGTTTTCTTTGCCAGAAGCCACTGGGAAACAACAGTGACATCTTCATGTACAG AGGGAACACTCCATTCTGCAGCAAAGAATGCAGGCAAGAGCAGATAGAGAAAGATGAGGAAAGAGAGAAGAGCTGGAGCTTGTCTTCTTCCAAGAGACCTCACAGAACAGCGGACTCCAAGAAGAGTTCTCCCAGTAAGACTGTGCAGACGGGCACAGTTGCTGTGGCATAG